One region of Vibrio cidicii genomic DNA includes:
- a CDS encoding helix-turn-helix domain-containing protein produces MKQIAIAICHYPHALKSAIYGLQELFLMANRICDQSGLEVEFLPVIVDGSAQQPSRFNVVLLPPSAQSDFYLNPETTLIDWLKAQHNQGAVLASACAGSFVLAATQILAGRTVTTHWGLSDLFQLKYPDIPLDINQILIDHGDVITAGGMMSWLDLGFELVTKYTSVKVMRQLGKQLVVDTALREQRYYQQFTPSLLHGDQVIVAIQQMMNLEYGQPLSIQAIAAQFHLTERTMQRRFLKATGYNPNHYLQRLRIQKACDLLESSQLSFEVIARQVGYEDTSACRKVFIKTMGLTPKAFRHRFM; encoded by the coding sequence ATGAAACAAATTGCCATCGCTATCTGCCACTATCCGCATGCTTTAAAATCCGCCATTTATGGCTTGCAAGAGCTGTTTCTCATGGCCAACCGAATTTGCGACCAATCGGGGCTTGAAGTCGAGTTTCTTCCCGTCATTGTGGATGGAAGCGCTCAGCAGCCAAGTCGTTTTAATGTCGTCCTGCTGCCACCAAGCGCACAAAGTGATTTCTATCTCAACCCGGAAACGACGCTGATTGATTGGCTCAAAGCACAGCATAATCAAGGAGCGGTATTGGCATCAGCTTGTGCAGGCTCCTTCGTGCTGGCGGCAACCCAGATTTTGGCCGGCAGAACGGTGACCACGCATTGGGGGCTGTCAGATCTCTTCCAATTGAAATACCCTGATATTCCTTTAGATATCAACCAAATATTGATCGATCATGGTGATGTAATAACCGCTGGCGGCATGATGTCTTGGCTGGATCTCGGTTTTGAGCTAGTAACCAAGTACACTTCCGTAAAGGTGATGCGCCAGCTCGGAAAACAGTTGGTGGTTGACACTGCGCTAAGGGAACAGCGCTATTATCAGCAGTTCACTCCGTCTCTTCTGCATGGTGATCAGGTTATCGTGGCGATTCAGCAGATGATGAATCTGGAATACGGCCAACCTTTGAGCATTCAAGCCATCGCCGCGCAGTTTCACCTCACTGAGCGAACCATGCAAAGGCGGTTTCTCAAGGCGACAGGTTACAATCCAAACCACTATTTGCAGCGCCTGAGAATACAAAAAGCGTGCGATCTGCTGGAAAGCTCACAACTCTCGTTTGAGGTCATTGCTCGGCAAGTAGGCTACGAAGACACCAGTGCATGCCGCAAGGTGTTTATCAAAACCATGGGCCTCACCCCAAAGGCGTTTCGTCACCGATTTATGTAG
- a CDS encoding DUF1852 domain-containing protein produces the protein MIFNIKSIEFDENYHPKDNTRITTNFANLARGQYRKENLRNALKMIDSRFNALAHWDNPKGDRYSVELDIISVDLDIESTGDSFPSIEILKTNIVDHKTQQRIEGIVGNNFSSYVRDYDFSVLLLDHNKQQTKFSIPENFGELHGKLFKCFVHSDAYKNRFKKRPVICLSVSDNKTYHRIENQHPVLGYEYQPNESSLTEQYFRKMGLQVRYFMPPNSVAPFAFYFFGDLLNDYTNLELISTISTMETFQKIYRPEIYNANAVAGKIYQPNLKNTDHSLTQIVYDREERSRLAIEQGKFAQEYFIKPYQALLEQWSAQYA, from the coding sequence ATGATTTTTAATATTAAAAGTATCGAATTTGATGAAAATTATCATCCAAAAGATAATACACGTATTACGACCAACTTTGCTAATTTAGCACGGGGACAGTACCGCAAAGAAAATCTGCGTAATGCATTAAAAATGATTGATAGCCGATTTAACGCATTAGCCCATTGGGATAACCCCAAAGGCGATCGCTATTCGGTTGAGTTAGACATTATTTCTGTTGATCTCGATATTGAAAGCACTGGTGACAGTTTTCCATCGATTGAAATTCTAAAAACCAATATTGTTGATCATAAAACCCAGCAACGCATTGAAGGTATTGTCGGAAATAATTTCTCCTCTTACGTGCGAGATTATGATTTTAGTGTGTTGTTATTGGATCATAACAAGCAACAGACGAAGTTTAGCATTCCAGAAAACTTTGGTGAGTTGCACGGCAAGCTCTTTAAGTGCTTTGTCCACTCCGATGCTTATAAAAACCGCTTTAAAAAGCGTCCGGTCATCTGCTTAAGTGTGTCGGACAATAAAACTTATCACCGTATCGAAAATCAACACCCGGTGTTGGGATATGAATATCAGCCCAATGAATCTTCGTTGACGGAGCAATATTTCAGAAAGATGGGCCTACAAGTGCGTTATTTTATGCCGCCGAATAGTGTTGCGCCGTTTGCTTTCTATTTCTTTGGTGATTTGCTCAATGATTACACCAATCTTGAGTTGATTAGCACCATCAGTACCATGGAAACATTTCAAAAAATCTACCGACCTGAAATTTATAATGCCAACGCGGTAGCCGGAAAAATCTATCAACCCAATTTGAAAAACACCGACCACTCATTAACTCAAATTGTTTATGACCGAGAAGAGCGCAGCCGATTAGCGATTGAACAAGGCAAATTTGCCCAAGAGTATTTTATCAAACCTTACCAAGCTCTCTTAGAGCAGTGGTCCGCGCAATACGCATAA
- a CDS encoding GFA family protein, whose amino-acid sequence MSYTETSCLCGAVKITAENVNPKFTVCHCQSCRTWGGAPFFAVKCGTQVKIESDDKVKMYQSSSWASRGFCTECGTHLFYKFKKTGEYNMPVGLFPNLEGLEMDMQYFSDMRPSYYCFTNETKEMTTAEIMAYFADKL is encoded by the coding sequence ATGTCTTATACCGAGACAAGTTGTCTTTGTGGCGCAGTAAAAATCACCGCTGAAAACGTCAATCCAAAGTTTACTGTGTGCCATTGTCAGTCATGCCGGACTTGGGGTGGCGCGCCATTCTTTGCCGTGAAATGTGGCACTCAAGTAAAAATTGAAAGCGATGATAAAGTGAAAATGTATCAATCGTCATCTTGGGCATCTCGGGGCTTTTGCACTGAATGCGGAACTCATCTGTTCTATAAGTTTAAGAAAACGGGTGAATACAATATGCCAGTTGGCCTTTTCCCCAACTTGGAAGGTTTGGAAATGGACATGCAGTATTTTAGTGATATGCGCCCTAGTTATTACTGTTTTACTAATGAGACCAAAGAAATGACCACCGCAGAGATCATGGCTTACTTCGCGGATAAGCTGTAA
- a CDS encoding ABC transporter substrate-binding protein, giving the protein MRYWQALAFCRDQLVQDEWRAVSLDRFSEALGCTRRNAQLVIKRLVKEQILDWQAGVGRGNLPQAKLLKRVDARLKRQAEHYLKAGQIEPAISLLPEQERSSFLGDYLAQYQSKPSDSDILQIPFYRATHGLDPISISRRTEHHITSYLYAKLIHFEHKSAEFRCDLAQLYQLRGDTLTVVLRKHLYFHDGSELTAHSVKAHFERLIGSCSGCRPLFEFIDEVIVDGERQLRFISHQMPRLLPKLLAHTAMGISKESGEKRFGAGPFMLVEQNEWRTLLSVFPRYHGYRPWIDGIEIWNLGANAKEFTLHSDVAHGREVRKYGSEGFVAKRQWEPGCVYAMLNPQRHSWMAVTEHRAWLQGLLSAILPPSDLEGEVLAKAQGMMGQPDLSPASVEQSHPLLAGLNLSLPLSPLTILTYQLSTHIAVAEQVANQLSSVGIDCNIEVLPFPEFDNEKRLAEADIIISGEVFSDDSDMSWLGWLLCTSSVNACLSADNKHWLKRQAVEIMKQETAEYRLARFESLERELVERGLYQPLYHTQQDLNVSEHIAAPDLLANGWIDFSQVVIMPKPNRRAASQ; this is encoded by the coding sequence ATGCGTTATTGGCAGGCACTCGCGTTTTGTCGCGATCAATTGGTGCAAGATGAGTGGAGAGCGGTCTCATTAGATCGTTTTAGTGAGGCGTTGGGATGCACTCGGCGCAATGCGCAGTTGGTGATTAAACGGCTGGTGAAAGAGCAGATCCTCGATTGGCAAGCTGGTGTTGGGCGAGGCAACCTGCCGCAAGCTAAGCTGCTGAAAAGGGTCGATGCGCGCCTTAAGCGCCAAGCCGAACACTACCTAAAAGCAGGGCAGATTGAACCCGCGATTTCGCTACTGCCAGAACAAGAGCGTTCGTCGTTTTTAGGTGACTATCTGGCTCAGTATCAGTCCAAACCAAGTGACAGCGATATTTTGCAGATCCCCTTTTATCGTGCAACACACGGGCTTGACCCTATTTCTATTAGCCGCCGCACAGAGCATCATATTACCAGCTATCTCTATGCGAAATTGATCCACTTTGAGCACAAAAGTGCTGAGTTTCGCTGCGATCTTGCCCAGCTTTACCAGTTACGCGGCGATACACTGACGGTGGTGCTGCGCAAACATCTCTATTTTCATGATGGCAGTGAACTTACCGCGCACAGCGTGAAAGCGCACTTTGAACGTTTAATCGGCTCTTGTTCCGGCTGTCGGCCACTATTTGAATTTATTGATGAGGTGATCGTCGATGGTGAGCGGCAATTGCGTTTTATTAGTCATCAGATGCCTCGGCTTTTGCCCAAGCTCCTTGCCCATACGGCAATGGGCATAAGCAAGGAGTCGGGGGAAAAACGTTTCGGCGCAGGGCCATTTATGTTAGTTGAACAAAATGAGTGGCGGACTTTGCTCAGTGTGTTTCCGCGCTACCATGGCTATCGCCCGTGGATTGATGGTATTGAAATATGGAATCTTGGCGCCAATGCCAAAGAATTTACCTTGCACAGCGATGTGGCACATGGGCGTGAGGTGAGGAAATACGGCAGCGAGGGGTTTGTGGCTAAGCGTCAGTGGGAACCGGGTTGTGTTTATGCCATGTTAAATCCTCAGCGTCACTCTTGGATGGCCGTCACTGAACATCGCGCTTGGCTACAAGGGTTGCTGTCAGCCATACTTCCGCCTTCTGATTTGGAAGGGGAGGTTCTCGCCAAAGCCCAAGGAATGATGGGCCAACCAGACCTTTCTCCAGCGAGTGTGGAACAATCTCATCCCCTTCTGGCTGGCCTCAATTTAAGCTTGCCCCTGTCGCCATTAACTATACTGACCTATCAACTGAGCACTCACATTGCGGTGGCGGAGCAGGTGGCGAACCAGCTAAGTTCGGTTGGTATTGATTGCAATATTGAGGTTTTGCCATTTCCCGAGTTCGACAATGAAAAGCGACTTGCAGAAGCCGATATCATCATCTCGGGTGAAGTTTTTAGTGATGACAGTGACATGTCGTGGCTTGGCTGGCTGCTCTGTACTTCCTCAGTTAACGCATGCTTAAGCGCTGATAACAAGCATTGGCTGAAGCGGCAAGCCGTGGAGATAATGAAGCAAGAAACAGCAGAATATCGCTTAGCGCGCTTTGAAAGTTTAGAGCGTGAGCTGGTGGAACGGGGTTTGTACCAACCGCTCTACCACACCCAGCAGGACCTCAACGTCTCTGAGCATATTGCGGCGCCAGATCTGCTTGCCAATGGTTGGATCGATTTTAGCCAAGTGGTGATCATGCCAAAGCCAAACCGCAGAGCGGCCAGTCAGTAA
- a CDS encoding MFS transporter: MNTLAETHISIWRSRPFVILFSSAFFVAFGGQIYNLALPLLVYELTQSSQIMGWMRAVEFLPNLLLALFIGVWVDRVDKKRWSQAMLLGQVGVVLASYWAVETLEAPLWVLFPAAFVMMACNYGYHNARIAMMKNALAQEKQNTATARMSALNSFMETAGPVLSGALMLLSAIHHVFLAVALLLGLAFWQLQRLELTPSPVKAHPNVWRSLYRGWQILRAETAMWYITLAVMVINTTGSVFWIQALYFAKAHLALNSVEVSYLIAASGLGGLLGSFSADKVRRRIGLGKLLLLSICLESFGFLIPLIAPGVVSLAIAFAWVSAIGLYSSICIWSYRQEAFAEAHLGRIAGITGSLFKLLMPIGLAASGYLVASIGMDALFIACCCVQLLTALILGLSRVRSLA; the protein is encoded by the coding sequence ATGAATACGTTAGCCGAGACACACATTTCCATTTGGCGCAGTCGCCCGTTTGTTATCCTCTTTTCCAGCGCTTTTTTTGTCGCTTTCGGCGGTCAGATTTACAACTTGGCCTTGCCGCTGCTGGTCTACGAGTTAACCCAATCCTCGCAAATAATGGGCTGGATGCGCGCGGTGGAGTTTTTACCTAATCTGCTGTTGGCGCTGTTTATTGGCGTTTGGGTTGACCGGGTCGATAAAAAACGCTGGTCCCAGGCAATGTTGCTTGGTCAAGTCGGTGTCGTGCTGGCATCTTACTGGGCGGTCGAAACTCTTGAAGCGCCGCTGTGGGTGTTGTTTCCCGCCGCGTTTGTAATGATGGCGTGTAACTACGGTTATCACAATGCGCGCATTGCGATGATGAAAAATGCGCTGGCACAGGAGAAGCAGAATACCGCGACGGCAAGAATGAGCGCACTCAACAGTTTTATGGAAACCGCCGGGCCGGTGCTTTCGGGGGCATTGATGTTGCTTTCCGCCATTCATCACGTATTTCTCGCGGTGGCACTGTTGCTGGGATTGGCGTTTTGGCAATTGCAAAGGCTCGAATTAACCCCTAGCCCAGTAAAAGCACATCCAAATGTTTGGCGCTCACTTTATCGGGGCTGGCAGATCCTACGCGCAGAAACCGCGATGTGGTACATCACCTTGGCTGTGATGGTAATCAACACCACAGGCTCGGTGTTTTGGATCCAAGCGCTCTATTTTGCCAAAGCGCATTTGGCACTCAACTCCGTAGAAGTAAGCTACCTGATTGCCGCGTCTGGTTTGGGTGGTCTACTAGGCTCGTTCAGTGCCGACAAAGTGCGCCGCCGTATCGGGCTGGGTAAATTGCTGCTGCTTTCCATTTGTCTCGAGTCGTTTGGTTTCCTTATTCCACTCATCGCGCCGGGCGTCGTTTCACTCGCCATCGCTTTTGCTTGGGTCTCCGCCATTGGCTTGTACAGCAGCATTTGCATTTGGAGCTATCGTCAAGAAGCGTTTGCCGAAGCGCATTTAGGCCGTATCGCCGGAATTACTGGTTCGCTGTTTAAGTTGCTCATGCCAATTGGCCTTGCCGCATCGGGTTACTTAGTAGCAAGCATTGGCATGGATGCCCTGTTTATTGCTTGCTGCTGCGTTCAGCTTCTCACTGCGCTCATCCTTGGCTTGAGCCGAGTGAGAAGCCTCGCGTAG
- a CDS encoding SirB2 family protein, with translation MYLLLLKAHVGLILLSFLSFALRTYWGYRGSVWLESELAFKAYKVITLTMLLSALVLCVTINQYPFTDAWLTEKLLLLVAYVACAMLAFKPKLNRQLRNRVYLGYLHTVCDDFLHRENACADCVKLSAPLREASHSAQAKDERSEKLNAAASNKQGIHANACY, from the coding sequence ATGTACTTATTACTGCTAAAAGCCCATGTTGGCTTGATTTTACTCAGTTTTTTGAGTTTTGCTCTGCGCACCTACTGGGGATACCGTGGCTCGGTATGGCTGGAGAGTGAGCTGGCATTCAAAGCGTACAAAGTGATTACTTTAACCATGCTGCTCTCGGCATTGGTGTTGTGTGTAACCATCAATCAGTATCCGTTTACTGATGCGTGGCTGACAGAAAAACTGCTGCTGTTGGTGGCATATGTGGCGTGTGCCATGTTGGCGTTTAAGCCGAAACTCAACCGCCAACTGCGAAACCGTGTTTACCTCGGTTACTTGCATACTGTTTGTGATGATTTTCTACATCGCGAAAACGCATGCGCCGATTGCGTTAAGTTGAGTGCGCCGCTACGCGAGGCTTCTCACTCGGCTCAAGCCAAGGATGAGCGCAGTGAGAAGCTGAACGCAGCAGCAAGCAATAAACAGGGCATCCATGCCAATGCTTGCTACTAA